In Candidatus Aegiribacteria sp., a single window of DNA contains:
- the folE gene encoding GTP cyclohydrolase I FolE, which yields MMDLKKIEQGVRLILEGVGENPDRDGLKETPARMARSMAELCRGVNPEEIKPITTMSCEGQNEMIIVKDISFCSMCEHHLLPFIGRCDIVYLPSNDRIAGLSSIVETVEIMAARPTIQERLTTEIADRLMIELSAKGVMVVMEAEHMCLAMRGVRKRDSRIVTSAMRGYLKKLETRTEALSLIGRGIKVI from the coding sequence ATGATGGATCTGAAGAAGATAGAACAGGGAGTGAGGCTGATCCTGGAGGGAGTGGGAGAAAATCCTGACAGGGACGGTCTGAAAGAAACACCAGCTCGCATGGCCAGATCGATGGCCGAATTATGTCGCGGTGTAAATCCTGAAGAAATCAAGCCTATCACAACGATGTCATGTGAAGGCCAGAACGAGATGATTATCGTAAAGGATATCAGTTTCTGTTCAATGTGTGAACATCATCTCCTTCCTTTCATCGGCAGATGTGATATTGTCTACCTCCCTTCAAATGATCGTATAGCTGGTTTAAGTTCAATTGTTGAAACCGTGGAAATTATGGCTGCTCGGCCTACTATCCAGGAAAGGCTGACCACGGAAATTGCGGACAGATTGATGATAGAACTGTCTGCAAAGGGTGTTATGGTTGTTATGGAAGCGGAACACATGTGTCTGGCCATGCGGGGAGTCAGGAAAAGAGATTCCAGAATAGTAACATCCGCCATGCGGGGTTATCTGAAGAAGCTGGAAACCCGTACTGAAGCTCTATCTCTCATTGGAAGGGGAATCAAGGTTATCTGA
- the ftsH gene encoding ATP-dependent zinc metalloprotease FtsH, which translates to MWLLMVLIAFTIFQVFDTGKDSVDIPYSRLMEYISGNDIKSIVIETGGSVKGEFYIPQTEDGDQFSEFTSFIPFESTGVLDSLSAHGVLVTAQPPNELLAHLLSFIPFLLLIGFFIYFMRKAGGGGKAFSFGKSKARLFSSDNPQVTFEDVAGADEAKAELVEVIEFLKTPEKFQRLGGKVPKGVLLVGRPGTGKTLLAKAVAGEAKVPFYSMSGSDFVEMFVGVGASRVRDLFVQGKSKAPCIIFIDEIDAVGRHRGAGLGGGHDEREQTLNALLVEMDGFEENAGVIVMAATNRPDVLDPALLRPGRFDRRIVVSMPDVKGREAILKVHTRKMPVDKSASLEKVARSTPGFSGADLESLANEAALRAARRDAKKVEQEDFDYAIDRIVLGLERKSIIISPVQKKCTAYHESGHAVVGIFVPEADPIHKVTIVPRGMAMGVTSFLPADDRYTYTLEKLESMLAMLLGGRASEILFLDTLSTGAGNDLEQATALARKMVCEWGMSDELGPITHSETSDTIFLGREFNRTRDYSEHTARLIDSEIKRFVEEAYSEALNILNDNKDIVEHIAEQLLEKETISSAEINSIFLELRPDMGPIPMLQISSDSMIEPDSPEEITEPEEDDHKDDGSEEDRTGSEADPGGSGRKS; encoded by the coding sequence ATGTGGCTGCTTATGGTTTTAATCGCCTTTACGATATTTCAGGTTTTTGATACGGGCAAAGATAGCGTTGATATTCCGTATTCCCGCCTGATGGAATACATCAGCGGGAACGATATCAAATCCATTGTTATCGAGACTGGTGGGTCGGTCAAAGGTGAATTCTATATTCCACAGACCGAAGATGGAGACCAATTCAGTGAATTCACCAGCTTCATTCCATTCGAGAGTACAGGGGTTCTTGACTCCCTGTCCGCTCATGGCGTGCTTGTAACCGCGCAACCGCCAAACGAATTACTGGCTCACTTGCTCTCGTTCATTCCTTTTCTTCTGCTTATCGGTTTCTTTATCTACTTCATGCGAAAAGCTGGAGGAGGAGGGAAGGCTTTCTCCTTCGGGAAAAGCAAAGCCAGACTGTTCTCAAGTGATAATCCCCAGGTGACGTTTGAAGATGTGGCAGGAGCTGATGAAGCGAAAGCGGAACTTGTGGAAGTCATAGAGTTCCTCAAAACACCGGAGAAATTTCAACGTCTCGGGGGGAAAGTACCTAAGGGTGTTTTGCTTGTTGGCAGACCTGGAACAGGGAAAACACTACTGGCAAAAGCTGTGGCCGGTGAAGCCAAGGTTCCCTTTTATTCCATGAGTGGATCCGATTTCGTGGAAATGTTCGTTGGTGTGGGAGCAAGCCGCGTCAGGGATCTTTTCGTACAGGGCAAGTCAAAAGCTCCATGCATTATTTTCATTGATGAGATAGACGCTGTCGGAAGACACAGAGGTGCCGGTCTTGGAGGAGGACATGATGAGAGGGAGCAGACACTGAATGCTCTTCTTGTGGAAATGGACGGATTCGAGGAAAACGCGGGTGTTATAGTCATGGCTGCAACTAACCGTCCTGATGTCCTTGATCCGGCACTTTTAAGACCCGGCAGATTCGACAGACGAATTGTTGTAAGTATGCCGGATGTAAAGGGCAGAGAGGCGATACTGAAAGTCCATACGCGCAAGATGCCGGTGGACAAGTCAGCGAGTCTGGAAAAAGTTGCCAGGAGTACTCCTGGATTCAGCGGTGCGGATCTGGAGAGTCTGGCCAATGAAGCAGCTTTGAGAGCCGCAAGACGCGATGCTAAAAAGGTTGAACAGGAAGATTTCGATTACGCTATTGACAGGATAGTACTTGGCCTCGAGCGCAAAAGCATTATCATCAGCCCGGTGCAGAAGAAGTGTACTGCATACCATGAAAGTGGTCATGCAGTGGTAGGCATATTTGTTCCTGAAGCAGACCCTATTCACAAGGTTACTATTGTCCCCAGGGGTATGGCTATGGGAGTAACCAGCTTCCTTCCCGCTGATGATCGCTATACCTACACACTTGAAAAGCTCGAAAGTATGCTCGCGATGCTTCTTGGTGGAAGAGCGTCGGAAATCCTTTTTCTTGATACTCTGAGTACCGGAGCTGGAAATGATCTTGAGCAAGCCACTGCTCTTGCACGTAAAATGGTATGTGAATGGGGAATGAGTGATGAACTCGGACCGATTACGCATTCTGAGACAAGCGATACGATTTTCCTTGGAAGAGAGTTCAACAGAACAAGGGATTACAGTGAACACACTGCGCGCCTGATCGATTCCGAGATAAAGAGATTCGTTGAAGAAGCATACAGCGAAGCGCTTAATATTCTGAATGATAACAAAGATATTGTAGAGCATATTGCCGAACAGCTTCTTGAGAAGGAAACGATTTCCAGCGCGGAGATCAACTCCATTTTCCTGGAACTTCGCCCTGACATGGGACCGATTCCTATGCTGCAAATCAGTTCAGACAGTATGATCGAACCCGATTCTCCAGAAGAGATAACTGAACCTGAAGAGGATGATCACAAAGATGATGGATCTGAAGAAGATAGAACAGGGAGTGAGGCTGATCCTGGAGGGAGTGGGAGAAAATCCTGA